The Anaerolineae bacterium genome includes a window with the following:
- the glnE gene encoding bifunctional [glutamate--ammonia ligase]-adenylyl-L-tyrosine phosphorylase/[glutamate--ammonia-ligase] adenylyltransferase: protein MKPADSLPKSLENDFNIKWKSLCVSARFAKNISRDNPEIFAALKQVFAFSDFVARSCIHTPELLKNLIESNDLQRGYKANEYNDKLKTAIQSPASSLQHIFRRFRIYEMVRIAWRDLAGWADLKETMADLSALADACITHALSHLYDQQCLKHGIPTGPDGSEQHLVVIGMGKLGACELNFSSDIDLIFAYPEPGKTKGKTVSISNEEFFVGLCRHFFNVISATTSEGFVFRVDTRLRPYGGSGPLVMSFDNMEAYYQRQGREWERYAWIKARIVADEKGAGKNLLEMLQPFVYRRYLDFGVFESLREMKNKISLEVKNKGMKSNIKLGPGGIREIEFFGQIFQLIRGGVTPVLRERRIHNVLTALFQNNYIEQATCDELIKAYNFLRNAEHRLQEFSDRQTHQLPLDSIGRERLAVSMGFVDWESFSLRLNRHMERVHYHFNALLAEKEPDGRIECNKQEAKIEIELKGIWQNLIDNEKSINLLSDAGFDKPEKVLLLLDHLRNDSHTRALSIEGRKRLDRLIPLVLQEIGKSRLPYSILNRIIDLIKTIERRTCYIALLLENPTALTHLIKLANAGPWIISFLSNHPVLLDELLDQRTLYVPPERNELEKEVQKKLEPIPHDDLESQIQELCIFKQVNILRVAAADVTGAMKLMRTSDHLTEIAETIVNKVIELAWNYLIEKHGAPTCVTGGHAIDKGFAVIAYGKLGGIELGYGSDLDLVFLHAGTKGQTKGGMRPIDNSQFFARLGQRIVHILTTHTAAGMLYKIDMRLRPSGSAGPLVGHIESFRDYQIKNAWTWEHQALVRARPISGNIELLKYFQKIRKEALARPRNKSLLQEEVCAMRERMRRELLSPEPEMFDLIQDKGGIVDIEFLVQYLVLLKSHEYAELLKWTDNVRILETLTQTGIIDKDIAILLKEAFLTYRSAVHKLRLQEKPARIPENEFYGLRQKVKKIWKLFLEE, encoded by the coding sequence ATGAAACCTGCAGATAGCCTTCCAAAGTCGCTGGAAAACGATTTTAATATTAAATGGAAATCGCTATGCGTTTCAGCCCGATTTGCAAAAAACATTTCGCGGGATAATCCTGAAATTTTTGCGGCCCTTAAACAGGTCTTTGCCTTTAGCGATTTTGTTGCGAGAAGCTGTATCCATACTCCTGAACTGCTCAAAAATCTTATTGAAAGCAATGATCTCCAAAGGGGTTATAAGGCGAATGAATACAACGATAAGCTTAAAACCGCCATCCAATCCCCGGCATCCAGCCTCCAGCATATTTTTAGACGATTCAGGATTTATGAAATGGTACGCATTGCCTGGCGCGACCTTGCCGGATGGGCGGATCTTAAAGAAACAATGGCTGATCTTTCAGCCCTTGCCGATGCCTGCATAACCCACGCGCTTTCACATCTGTATGACCAGCAATGTTTGAAACACGGCATACCCACAGGCCCTGACGGCTCCGAGCAACACCTTGTGGTTATAGGAATGGGCAAGCTTGGAGCGTGTGAACTCAATTTTTCTTCAGACATTGATCTAATCTTTGCCTATCCCGAACCTGGAAAAACAAAGGGTAAAACAGTATCAATAAGCAATGAAGAGTTTTTTGTGGGCCTTTGCAGACATTTTTTTAATGTTATCAGCGCAACCACATCAGAAGGTTTTGTTTTTCGGGTAGATACACGCCTTAGACCTTATGGGGGAAGCGGCCCTCTGGTTATGAGCTTCGATAACATGGAGGCTTACTATCAGAGGCAGGGAAGAGAATGGGAACGTTACGCGTGGATCAAGGCCAGAATTGTGGCTGATGAAAAAGGGGCGGGCAAAAATCTTCTTGAAATGCTCCAGCCTTTTGTTTACCGCAGATATCTGGATTTTGGAGTCTTTGAATCTTTAAGGGAAATGAAAAATAAAATTTCACTTGAAGTTAAGAATAAAGGGATGAAAAGCAATATTAAGCTTGGCCCCGGAGGAATACGGGAGATAGAATTCTTCGGCCAGATATTTCAGCTTATACGCGGCGGCGTTACCCCTGTTCTTCGGGAACGCCGCATCCATAATGTATTAACAGCCTTATTCCAAAATAATTACATAGAGCAAGCCACTTGCGATGAACTTATAAAAGCATATAATTTTTTGCGCAACGCCGAACACCGGCTCCAGGAATTTTCCGACCGGCAAACCCACCAGCTTCCGCTGGACTCTATAGGCAGAGAACGCCTCGCCGTATCAATGGGTTTTGTTGACTGGGAATCTTTTTCTTTGCGCCTTAACAGACACATGGAAAGGGTTCATTATCATTTCAATGCATTGCTGGCTGAAAAAGAACCGGATGGCCGGATAGAATGTAATAAACAAGAAGCAAAAATAGAAATCGAATTAAAGGGCATCTGGCAAAACCTTATAGATAATGAAAAAAGTATAAATCTGCTTTCTGATGCCGGATTTGACAAGCCTGAAAAAGTGTTACTCCTGTTGGATCATCTTCGCAACGATTCGCATACTCGCGCGCTCAGCATCGAAGGCCGGAAACGGCTCGACAGGCTAATTCCGCTTGTCCTGCAAGAAATCGGCAAATCCAGGCTCCCTTATTCCATCCTGAATCGCATAATCGATTTGATTAAAACCATTGAAAGGCGAACATGCTACATAGCCCTTCTACTGGAAAATCCGACAGCGCTTACCCATCTGATCAAGCTTGCAAATGCCGGCCCATGGATTATCTCGTTTCTATCCAATCATCCTGTGCTTCTTGACGAACTGCTTGACCAGCGCACCTTGTATGTGCCGCCTGAAAGGAATGAACTTGAAAAAGAGGTGCAAAAAAAGCTTGAGCCGATTCCTCATGATGATCTAGAAAGCCAGATACAGGAATTATGCATATTTAAACAGGTTAACATATTGCGAGTGGCTGCGGCAGATGTTACCGGCGCGATGAAGCTGATGAGAACCAGCGATCATCTTACCGAAATTGCGGAAACAATAGTAAATAAAGTTATTGAATTAGCCTGGAATTATCTGATTGAAAAACACGGCGCACCAACCTGCGTTACAGGCGGACATGCAATTGACAAAGGGTTTGCTGTAATCGCCTATGGAAAACTTGGTGGGATTGAACTTGGATATGGCTCTGATCTTGACCTGGTTTTTCTTCACGCGGGCACAAAGGGGCAAACAAAGGGTGGCATGCGCCCTATTGACAATTCACAATTTTTTGCGCGCCTTGGGCAGAGAATAGTCCATATCCTGACAACGCATACTGCCGCGGGCATGCTTTATAAAATCGACATGAGGCTGCGCCCCAGCGGAAGCGCCGGCCCTCTGGTCGGCCACATTGAATCGTTTCGTGATTATCAGATAAAAAATGCCTGGACATGGGAACACCAGGCGCTTGTAAGGGCAAGGCCGATAAGCGGCAATATTGAGCTGTTAAAATACTTTCAAAAAATAAGAAAAGAGGCGCTCGCGCGTCCCAGGAATAAATCCTTGCTTCAAGAAGAGGTATGCGCCATGCGTGAACGTATGCGCAGGGAACTCTTAAGCCCTGAACCCGAGATGTTTGATCTGATACAGGATAAAGGTGGAATTGTTGACATTGAATTTCTGGTTCAATATCTGGTGCTTTTAAAATCTCACGAATATGCCGAGCTTTTAAAATGGACCGATAATGTGCGTATTCTTGAAACACTGACACAAACAGGAATAATCGATAAAGACATTGCGATTCTTCTCAAAGAGGCTTTTCTCACCTATAGATCTGCGGTACACAAACTCAGGCTCCAGGAAAAACCTGCCAGAATACCTGAAAACGAATTTTATGGTTTGCGGCAAAAGGTAAAAAAAATCTGGAAACTCTTTCTTGAAGAGTAA
- the pgi gene encoding glucose-6-phosphate isomerase — protein MNTLKLHDVLAWQKLLRHAKIMDTPEKHLRNLVKDKNRLENFSLHGADIFYDFSRQRVDEKCMDLLFELAETRKLKHHFNRMASGEKVNITENRAALHTASRSFSGEPVFVDNIDVMPEIREVRDDIKEFVSKVHEKKITGSTGKPFKHVVVIGIGGSYLGGEFVSNALYAYADKGIEIHYLSNVDIHNFGRVASCIDPETTIWIVISKSYTTAETIANANLAISFIKDRGLDPAKHLVTVTGKGSPGDSGSGSVLHSFRMFDFIGGRYSVTSAVGGVPLSLILGYDRFERFLKGAEEMDNHAKSAPLHENLPIVAAMIGIWNNNFLGYQNQAIIPYASPLHRLAPHIQQLYMESNGKSVTEDGDILDEPTGVVLFGEPGTNAQHSFFQLAHQGRAFPIDFIGAIRPQYEQYHCKSKGVTNHQELWANFIAQPMALAAGKKDKDGAKYFSGNRPSSTILLNDLSPENMGRLLAFYEAKTVFEAFVWGINPFDQFGVELGKTMASGIRNEIAKKNEKSTHSFEGMDPIAKFYLDALFSGKLKPE, from the coding sequence ATGAACACCTTGAAACTTCATGATGTTTTAGCATGGCAAAAACTTTTGCGTCATGCAAAAATAATGGATACCCCTGAAAAGCATTTGAGGAATCTTGTAAAAGATAAAAACAGACTTGAAAATTTTTCTCTGCATGGCGCAGACATCTTTTATGATTTTTCACGCCAGAGAGTTGATGAGAAGTGTATGGATCTTTTATTTGAGCTTGCCGAGACAAGAAAATTAAAACATCACTTTAACCGCATGGCAAGCGGGGAAAAGGTAAATATTACAGAAAACAGGGCGGCTCTTCATACAGCATCAAGGAGCTTTTCAGGTGAACCTGTTTTTGTGGATAATATAGATGTAATGCCTGAAATAAGAGAGGTCAGAGATGATATAAAAGAATTTGTCTCAAAGGTGCATGAGAAAAAAATAACGGGATCAACAGGCAAGCCTTTTAAACATGTAGTTGTCATTGGAATCGGCGGGTCGTATCTTGGCGGCGAGTTTGTTTCAAATGCCTTGTATGCTTATGCGGATAAAGGGATTGAGATCCATTATCTTTCAAATGTTGATATCCACAATTTCGGAAGAGTGGCCTCATGCATTGATCCTGAAACAACCATCTGGATAGTTATTTCCAAAAGCTATACAACCGCTGAAACCATTGCAAATGCTAATCTTGCAATAAGCTTTATAAAGGACAGGGGCCTTGATCCTGCAAAACACCTTGTAACAGTAACAGGCAAGGGTAGCCCCGGAGATTCGGGCAGCGGTTCGGTTTTACACTCTTTTCGCATGTTCGATTTCATAGGGGGAAGATACAGCGTTACCTCAGCAGTCGGAGGTGTTCCTCTGAGTCTGATTTTAGGATATGACAGGTTTGAAAGGTTTTTAAAAGGCGCAGAGGAGATGGATAATCATGCGAAATCCGCCCCTTTGCATGAGAATCTCCCCATTGTTGCAGCTATGATAGGTATATGGAACAATAACTTCCTGGGATATCAGAACCAGGCTATTATCCCATACGCATCTCCATTGCACAGGCTGGCACCTCATATCCAGCAGCTTTATATGGAAAGCAACGGAAAATCCGTGACCGAGGACGGAGATATTCTTGATGAACCCACAGGTGTTGTTCTTTTTGGAGAGCCCGGCACAAATGCGCAGCATTCATTTTTTCAACTTGCGCATCAGGGGCGTGCGTTTCCGATCGATTTTATCGGAGCAATCAGGCCGCAATACGAACAGTATCATTGCAAATCAAAAGGGGTTACCAATCATCAGGAACTCTGGGCGAATTTCATTGCTCAGCCCATGGCCCTTGCAGCCGGCAAGAAAGATAAGGACGGGGCAAAATATTTTTCAGGCAACAGACCCTCCTCAACAATTCTCTTAAATGATCTGTCGCCGGAAAACATGGGCCGTCTTTTAGCCTTTTATGAGGCTAAAACGGTTTTTGAGGCATTTGTCTGGGGCATTAATCCATTTGATCAGTTTGGAGTTGAGCTCGGCAAAACCATGGCATCCGGCATCAGAAATGAAATAGCAAAGAAAAATGAAAAAAGCACCCACAGTTTTGAAGGCATGGATCCGATTGCAAAATTTTACCTTGACGCGCTTTTTTCCGGAAAACTCAAGCCAGAGTAA
- a CDS encoding 3-isopropylmalate dehydratase small subunit: MKNFSGKALFLDRSDINTDEIIPAKHLTEISKHALKPYLLEDLELDGFFPNQDIKGKNIIITRANFGCGSSREHAPWALETNNINLVIAESFARIFRQNMFNCGMMAVELPAVTIDRVFKRFSGKETSLETDLGKNIFIIKADGLTEEISFNVSDFDRSLVDAGGWVEYADSRY, translated from the coding sequence ATGAAAAATTTTAGCGGCAAGGCACTATTCCTTGACAGATCGGATATAAATACCGATGAAATAATTCCAGCAAAACATCTTACTGAAATTTCAAAACACGCTCTCAAACCTTATCTTTTAGAGGATTTAGAGCTTGATGGATTTTTTCCAAACCAGGATATAAAAGGGAAAAATATCATTATAACAAGGGCAAATTTTGGATGCGGATCTTCCAGAGAGCACGCGCCCTGGGCGCTTGAAACAAACAACATCAACCTTGTTATTGCGGAAAGCTTTGCAAGGATTTTCAGGCAGAACATGTTTAACTGTGGAATGATGGCGGTTGAGCTGCCCGCTGTGACCATAGACCGTGTTTTTAAAAGGTTTTCCGGCAAAGAGACATCTCTTGAAACCGATCTTGGGAAAAACATATTTATTATTAAAGCCGATGGACTAACAGAGGAGATATCTTTTAATGTTTCCGATTTTGATCGATCACTCGTAGATGCGGGCGGATGGGTTGAGTATGCTGATTCGAGATATTAA
- a CDS encoding 3-isopropylmalate dehydratase large subunit, giving the protein MGKTIAEKIFDSHLVDNPSENIHVIRLDAVFCHEITTPGAIIDLIAKGKDRVFDSAKIKAVIDHVTPAKDSKTAMQGKILREWALRHNIYDFFDIGRNGVCHAIFPEKGFVRPGYTVIMGDSHTCTHGAFGAFAAGVGTTDLEVGILKGVCAFHYPATIKLNITGKMPEGVYSKDVILSIIGRLGVNGATNRVIEFAGPVIDRMSMEARMTCCNMAVEAGATCGICGPDMTTVEYLWEFIKGEYATKKEAFEEFNKFSPDLDAVYEDVIGHDISRLEPLVTFGHKPDQVKPVKEMEGIKVDQVYIGSCTNGRIEDLRVAAQVLKGEKISDSVRGILSPATPKVFSQAMEEGILKIFMDAGFCVTNPTCGACLGMSNGVLAEGEVCASTTNRNFNGRMGKGGMVHLMSPATAAATAIAGYITNSSLYK; this is encoded by the coding sequence ATGGGAAAGACTATTGCTGAAAAAATTTTTGATTCTCATTTGGTTGATAACCCGTCGGAAAACATTCATGTAATAAGGCTGGATGCTGTATTCTGCCATGAAATAACAACCCCTGGAGCGATAATTGATTTAATTGCCAAGGGCAAGGACAGGGTTTTTGATTCCGCTAAAATCAAGGCCGTGATCGACCACGTGACTCCGGCAAAGGATTCAAAAACCGCCATGCAGGGCAAAATTTTAAGAGAGTGGGCATTGCGGCATAATATTTATGATTTTTTTGACATCGGCAGAAACGGGGTCTGTCACGCAATATTTCCGGAAAAAGGGTTTGTGCGACCAGGTTATACGGTGATTATGGGTGATTCACATACCTGCACCCATGGTGCATTTGGAGCGTTTGCGGCAGGTGTCGGCACAACAGATCTTGAGGTGGGTATCCTTAAGGGTGTGTGCGCGTTTCATTATCCTGCAACCATAAAATTAAATATAACAGGCAAGATGCCTGAAGGGGTTTACTCAAAGGATGTAATTCTTTCTATTATAGGCCGGCTTGGGGTAAACGGCGCAACCAATAGAGTAATTGAATTTGCCGGTCCGGTTATAGACAGGATGAGCATGGAAGCCAGGATGACCTGCTGTAATATGGCGGTTGAAGCCGGCGCAACCTGTGGTATATGCGGCCCTGATATGACGACGGTGGAATATCTCTGGGAGTTTATTAAGGGTGAATATGCTACAAAAAAGGAGGCTTTTGAGGAATTTAACAAATTTTCTCCTGATTTGGATGCAGTATACGAAGATGTTATTGGGCATGATATAAGCAGACTGGAACCTCTGGTTACATTCGGACATAAACCAGACCAGGTAAAACCGGTAAAAGAGATGGAAGGGATTAAGGTTGATCAGGTTTATATTGGATCATGCACAAATGGAAGGATAGAGGATCTTCGAGTCGCTGCACAGGTATTAAAAGGTGAGAAAATCAGCGATTCTGTCCGCGGTATTTTGTCGCCGGCCACTCCAAAGGTTTTCAGCCAGGCAATGGAGGAAGGAATATTGAAAATATTCATGGATGCCGGATTTTGCGTCACTAATCCAACATGTGGCGCATGCCTTGGAATGAGCAACGGAGTGCTTGCCGAAGGGGAAGTATGCGCTTCAACAACAAACCGGAATTTCAACGGCCGCATGGGCAAGGGCGGCATGGTTCATCTCATGAGTCCGGCAACAGCCGCTGCGACAGCTATAGCAGGGTATATTACTAATTCAAGCCTTTATAAATAA
- the rfbC gene encoding dTDP-4-dehydrorhamnose 3,5-epimerase → MNIITTALEGVIIIEPKVFRDNRGFFMETYNQDRYKKSINRVFVQDNLSCSVKGTLRGLHFQIKRPQAKLVQVVTGEIFDVAVDIRPGSSTFGKWTGVYLSEKNKRQLFIPEGFAHGFCVISEAAHFLYKCSDFYFQHDEGGIIWSDPDIGIDWPVKDPIVSEKDKQLPCLSDI, encoded by the coding sequence ATGAATATTATTACAACAGCCCTTGAAGGGGTAATTATCATTGAACCAAAGGTATTTAGAGATAACCGCGGTTTTTTCATGGAGACATATAACCAGGACAGATACAAGAAAAGTATAAATCGTGTTTTTGTTCAGGACAATCTTTCCTGTTCGGTGAAAGGCACACTCAGGGGGCTGCACTTTCAGATAAAGCGGCCACAGGCAAAACTTGTACAGGTTGTCACAGGGGAAATATTTGACGTGGCTGTTGATATCAGGCCGGGCTCCTCAACATTCGGCAAATGGACAGGCGTTTATCTGTCGGAAAAAAACAAACGCCAGCTGTTTATACCTGAAGGGTTTGCCCACGGCTTTTGCGTGATCAGTGAAGCAGCCCATTTTTTATATAAATGTTCAGATTTTTACTTTCAGCATGATGAGGGCGGAATCATCTGGTCGGATCCGGATATAGGCATTGACTGGCCGGTTAAGGACCCTATTGTTTCAGAAAAGGATAAACAGCTTCCTTGTCTTTCGGATATATAA
- the lepA gene encoding translation elongation factor 4 yields MKNIRNFSIIAHIDHGKSTLSDRLIQFTDIVNDRDFKDQILDTMDIERERGITIKSQTVCLPYTAKDGNTYILNLIDTPGHVDFTYEVSRALASCEGVLLLIDASQGVEAQTLANLYLAMEHNLDIIPVINKIDLPSADIDKVKKQIDKDLGLDPSTAILTSAKEGIGIEDVLEGVVTRLPPPSGDLEAPLKALIFDSHYDPFRGTIVHIRVFEGKISLGDIISFMSNNASYRVEEVGIFQLKRVPCRELSAGRVGYFIAGIKTVSDTKCGDTITLRARPCKTPMPGFKEAKPVVFSSIYPVSSDEYGELSAGLEKLKLNDSALVYEKDSSAALGFGFRCGFLGLLHLEVVQERLEREYDLSLILTAPSVRYKLTMQDSSTLIIDNPALYPDPAGIQRTHEPFIRASIIIPERYMGSVMKLCLDRRGINTTYQYLTSNRLEMIFELPLAEVIYDFYDRLKSVTQGYGSFDYDLIDYRDTDLVKVDILINGERVDALSQLVHRDRAAEQARHICEKLRDEIPKQMFKIAIQGAIGGKIIARKTVSAFRKDVTAKCYGGDITRKRKLLEKQKKGKKRMKMVGKVMIPQSAFLAVLKTGGD; encoded by the coding sequence ATGAAAAATATAAGAAACTTCAGCATCATAGCTCATATTGATCATGGCAAATCGACTCTGTCGGATCGCCTTATACAATTTACCGATATTGTGAATGATCGGGATTTTAAGGATCAGATACTTGATACCATGGACATAGAGCGGGAGCGGGGCATTACAATAAAGAGCCAGACTGTTTGCCTTCCATATACCGCAAAAGACGGGAATACATATATTTTGAATCTTATAGATACACCCGGCCATGTGGATTTTACTTATGAGGTTTCACGAGCTCTTGCTTCATGCGAAGGGGTTCTTCTTTTGATAGATGCCAGCCAGGGCGTTGAAGCCCAGACGCTGGCCAACCTTTATCTTGCCATGGAGCACAATCTTGATATTATTCCCGTGATAAACAAGATAGATCTGCCGTCTGCTGATATTGATAAGGTTAAAAAGCAGATAGACAAGGACCTTGGGCTCGATCCTTCAACCGCAATTCTTACTTCAGCAAAAGAGGGTATTGGGATTGAAGATGTTCTTGAGGGGGTTGTAACAAGACTGCCGCCGCCGTCCGGAGATTTAGAAGCGCCGCTTAAGGCTTTGATTTTTGATTCCCACTATGATCCTTTCCGTGGAACCATAGTCCATATTCGTGTGTTTGAGGGAAAAATAAGTTTAGGTGATATTATTTCCTTTATGTCCAACAATGCTTCTTACAGGGTTGAGGAGGTTGGAATATTTCAGTTAAAACGGGTCCCCTGCAGGGAGCTTTCCGCGGGCCGGGTTGGATATTTTATTGCGGGAATAAAGACCGTAAGCGATACGAAATGCGGTGATACAATTACATTAAGGGCTCGGCCCTGCAAAACACCCATGCCGGGATTCAAGGAGGCAAAACCGGTTGTTTTTTCTTCCATCTACCCAGTGTCTTCTGATGAATATGGTGAATTGAGCGCCGGCTTAGAGAAGCTCAAACTAAATGATTCTGCCCTTGTTTATGAAAAGGATAGTTCCGCTGCCCTGGGTTTTGGTTTTCGCTGCGGTTTTCTGGGGCTTCTTCATCTTGAGGTGGTACAGGAACGGCTTGAGCGTGAATATGATCTTTCTCTGATACTAACGGCGCCGTCCGTGCGATACAAACTTACCATGCAGGACAGCTCAACGCTAATAATCGACAATCCTGCTTTATATCCTGATCCTGCCGGTATTCAGCGGACTCATGAGCCTTTTATTCGCGCATCAATAATAATCCCTGAACGTTATATGGGATCGGTAATGAAACTGTGCCTTGACAGGCGAGGAATTAATACCACCTATCAATATCTTACAAGTAATCGTCTGGAGATGATATTTGAACTTCCGCTTGCAGAAGTGATCTATGATTTTTACGACAGGCTCAAGTCTGTTACGCAGGGTTATGGATCCTTTGATTATGATTTAATTGACTACAGGGATACGGATCTTGTAAAGGTGGATATCCTGATAAACGGAGAGCGTGTAGATGCTCTTTCTCAGCTTGTCCACAGGGACAGGGCTGCTGAACAGGCAAGACATATCTGTGAAAAGCTGCGCGATGAAATCCCCAAGCAGATGTTTAAGATTGCCATTCAGGGGGCGATTGGTGGAAAAATAATAGCTCGCAAGACCGTTTCCGCTTTTAGAAAGGATGTTACGGCAAAATGTTATGGCGGAGATATCACCAGAAAGCGTAAGCTCCTTGAAAAGCAGAAAAAAGGGAAAAAAAGGATGAAGATGGTAGGCAAGGTAATGATTCCTCAGTCCGCATTTCTGGCGGTTTTGAAGACAGGTGGGGATTAA
- a CDS encoding NUDIX domain-containing protein — translation MQKKIFCHFCGNRLVEKRVNDNKRLFCEQCNQPIYENPIPASCIVVIDKNERVLLVKRKVEPSKGVWCLPGGFMELGETPELAALRELKEETGLSGQIEMLLGITSNNSPQYDTVFMVGYLVKIYSGILKAGDDASEAAYFHPDDLPEIAFKSHKKFIRIYYAAYS, via the coding sequence ATGCAAAAAAAAATATTCTGCCATTTTTGCGGAAACAGGCTTGTTGAAAAAAGGGTTAATGATAACAAACGGCTCTTCTGTGAGCAATGCAATCAGCCGATTTACGAAAACCCGATACCTGCCTCATGCATTGTTGTAATTGATAAAAATGAAAGGGTGCTTCTTGTTAAACGGAAAGTGGAGCCCAGCAAAGGGGTTTGGTGTCTTCCTGGCGGATTCATGGAGCTTGGAGAGACTCCTGAACTTGCTGCTTTAAGAGAACTCAAAGAGGAAACAGGCCTTTCCGGTCAGATAGAGATGCTTTTAGGTATCACCTCAAACAACAGCCCTCAATATGACACCGTGTTTATGGTCGGCTATCTTGTAAAAATCTATTCCGGCATCCTTAAAGCCGGAGATGATGCATCTGAAGCAGCATATTTCCATCCTGATGATTTGCCGGAAATCGCATTTAAAAGCCATAAAAAATTCATCAGGATATATTACGCGGCTTACTCATGA